Proteins encoded in a region of the Eschrichtius robustus isolate mEscRob2 chromosome 16, mEscRob2.pri, whole genome shotgun sequence genome:
- the GIGYF1 gene encoding GRB10-interacting GYF protein 1 isoform X4, which yields MGKGAGPPLGGASRGRGSTRSRGRGRGDSCFYQRSIEEGDGAFGRNPREIQRSQSWDDRSERRFEKSARRDGARSGFDEGGAGPRKEHARSDSENWRSLREEQEEEEEGSWRLGAGPRRDGDRWRSASPDGGPRSAGWREHGDRRRKFEFDLRGDRGGCGEEEGRGGGGSSHLRRCRGPDGFDDDKDGLPEWCLDDEDEEMGTFDASGAFLPLKKGPKEPIPEEQELDFQGLEEEEEEPSEGLDEEGPEAGGKELTPLPPQEEKSSSPPPLPSLGPLWGGSGAGDDAVEKDLPAAEGDDMRAVQLSPGVGSPPGPPGDLEDDEGLKHLQQEAEKLVASLQDSSLEEEQFTAAIQAQGLRHSAAATALPLSHGAARKWFYKDPQGEIQGPFTTQEMAEWFQAGYFSMALLVKRGCDEGFQPLGEVIKMWGRVPFAPGPSPPPLLGNMDQERLKKQQELAAAALYQQLQHQQFLQLVGSRQLPQCALREKAALGDLPPPPPQQQITAFLQQLQALKPPRGGDQNLLPTMNRSLSVPDSGPLWDIHTSASSQSGGEASLWDIPINSSTQGPILEQLQLQHKFQERREVELRAKREEEERKRREEKRRQQQQQEEQKRRQEEEELFRRKQVRQQELLLKLLQQQQAAAAVPVPPAPSSPPPLWAGLAKQGLSVKTLLELQLEGERQMHKQPPPREPSRAPAPNHRVQLGGLGAAPLNQWVSEAGPLWGGPDKSGGSSGLGLWEDTLKSSGSLARGLGLRNSRSSPSLSDSYSHLSGRPVRKKTEEEEKLLKLLQGIPRPQDGFTQWCEQMLHTLSATGSLDVPMAVAILKEVESPYDVHDYIRSCLGDTLEAKEFAKQFLERRAKQKASQQRQQQQEAWLSSGSLQAAFQANHSTKLGSGEGSKAKRRALMLHSDPSILGYSLHGPSGEIESVDDY from the exons ATGGGGAAAGGGGCTGGTCCCCCCCTAGGTGGCGCCTCCCGTGGCAGGGGCAGCACGCGGAGCCGAG GCCGCGGCCGTGGTGACAGTTGCTTTTACCAAAGAAGCATTGAAGAAGGCGATGGGGCCTTTGGCCGAAACCCCCGGGAGATCCAGCGTAGCCAGAGTTGGGATGACAG AAGCGAGAGGCGGTTTGAGAAGTCGGCCAGGAGGGATGGAG CGCGATCCGGGTTTGATGAGGGAGGGGCTGGCCCGAGGAAGGAGCATGCCCGCTCAGATAGCGAGAACTGGCGTTCTCTCCGAGAGGagcaagaggaagaggaggagggcagcTGGAGACTTGGGGCAGGACCCCGGCGAGATGGCGACCGCTGGCGCTCTGCCAGCCCTG ATGGCGGCCCCCGCTCTGCTGGCTGGCGGGAACATGGGGACCGGCGTCGCAAGTTTGAATTTGATTTGCGAGGGGATCGAGGAGGGTGTGgtgaagaggaggggaggggtggggggggcagctCTCACCTCCGGAGGTGCCGAGGGCCTGACGGCTTTGATGACGACAAGGATGGGCTCCCGGAGTGGTGTCTGGACGATGAGGATGAAGAAATGGGCACCTTCGATGCCTCCGGGGCCTTCTTGCCTCTCAAG AAGGGCCCCAAGGAGCCCATTCCTGAGGAGCAGGAGCTCGACTTCCAGGgtctggaggaagaggaggaagagcctTCCGAAGGGCTGGACGAGGAGGGGCCTGAGGCGG GTGGGAAGGAACTGACCCCACTGCCTCCTCAGGAGGAGAAGTCCAGCTCCCCGCCCCCACTGCCCAGCTTGGGCCCGCTCTGGGGAGGTAGCGGGGCAGGCGATGATGCTGTGGAGAAGGACCTGCCGGCAGCTGAAG GAGACGATATGAGAGCAGTGCAGCTGAGTCCTGGGGTGGGCTCACCCCCTGGCCCACCTGGAGATCTGGAAGATGATGAAGGCTTGAAGCACCTGCAGCAG GAGGCGGAGAAGCTCGTGGCCTCCCTGCAGGACAGCTCCCTGGAGGAGGAGCAGTTCACAGCCGCCATCCAGGCCCAGGGCCTGCGCCACTCTGCAGCTGCCACCGCCCTCCCCCTCAGTCATGGCGCGGCCCGGAAGTGGTTCTACAAGGACCCGCAGGGGGAGATCCAAG GCCCCTTCACGACACAGGAGATGGCGGAGTGGTTCCAGGCgggctatttctccatggccctgcTTGTGAAGCGGGGCTGTGATGAGGGCTTCCAGCCGTTGGGTGAGGTGATCAAGATGTGGGGTCGTGTGCCCTTTGCCCCTGGGCCCTCACCACCCCCACTGCTG GGAAACATGGACCAGGAGCGGCTGAAGAAGCAACAGGAGCTGGCGGCAGCCGCCTTGTACCAGCAGCTGCAGCACCAGCAGTTTCTGCAGCTGGTCGGCAG ccgccagctcccgcAGTGTGCGCTTCGGGAAAAGGCGGCTCTGGGGgacctgccgccgccgccgccgcagcagcAGATCACCGCGTTCCTGCAGCAGCTCCAAGCTCTCAAGCCCCCCCG GGGTGGGGACCAGAACTTGCTCCCGACGATGAACCGGTCCTTGTCAGTGCCAGACTCGGGCCCCCTCTGGGACATACATACCTCAGCCTCATCACAGTCAG GCGGTGAGGCCAGTCTTTGGGACATACCAATTAACTCTTCGACTCAGGGTCCAATTCTAGAACAACTCCAGCTGCAACATAAA TTCCAGGAGCGCCGAGAAGTGGAGCTCAGGGCGaagcgggaggaggaggagcgcaAGCGCCGAGAGGAGAAGCgccgccagcagcagcagcaggaggagcAGAAGCggcggcaggaggaggaggagctgttTCGGCGCAAGCAG GTGCGGCAGCAGGAGCTCCTGCTGAAGCTGCTTCAGCAGCAGCAGGCGGCGGCTGCCGTCCCCGTGCCTCCTGCGCCCAGTTCCCCGCCCCCGCTGTGGGCCGGCCTGGCCAAGCAGGGCCTGTCCGTGAAGACGCTGCTGGAGCTGCAGCTGGAGGGCGAGCGGCAGATGCACAAGCAGCCCCCGCCTCGGGAGCCGTCGCGGGCCCCGGCCCCCAACCACCGTGTG CAGCTCGGGGGCCTGGGCGCCGCCCCCCTGAACCAGTGGGTCTCTGAGGCCGGGCCGCTGTGGGGCGGGCCCGACAAGAGTGGGGGCAGCAGCGGCCTGGGGCTCTGGGAGGACACCCTGAAGAGCAGCGGCAGCCTGGCCCGCGGCCTGGGCCTGAGGAACAGCCGCAGCAGCCCCTCTCTCAG TGACTCGTACAGCCACCTGTCAGGGCGGCCTGTGCGCAAAAagacggaggaggaggagaagctgcTGAAGCTGCTCCAGGGCATCCCGCGGCCCCAGGATGGCTTCACCCAGTGGTGTGAGCAGATGCTGCACACGCTGAGCGCCACGGGCAGCCTGGACG TGCCCATGGCCGTAGcgatcctcaaggaggtggaatCCCCCTACGACGTCCACGACTATATCCGTTCCTGCCTGGGGGACACGCTGGAAGCCAAAGAATTTGCCAAACAATTCCTGGAGCGCAGGGCCAAGCAGAAGGCCAgccagcagcggcagcagcagcag GAGGCTTGGCTGAGCAGTGGCTCCCTGCAGGCAGCCTTTCAGGCCAACCACAGCACCAAACTCGGCTCTGGGGAGGGCAGCAAGGCCAAGAGGCGGGCACTGATGCTGCACTCGGACCCCAGCATCTTGG GGTACTCCCTGCATGGACCTTCTGGTGAGATCGAGAGCGTGGATGACTACTGA